The Verrucomicrobiia bacterium DNA segment CGGTAATCCGCTTCTGGGGCACCGAAGCCGGCCTGCCCCAAAATACCGTGACCGCGATTGAGCAGACGCGGGACGGGTATTTGTGGCTGGGCACACACGATGGCCTCGCGCGGTTTGACGGCGTGCGCTTCGAGCCGTTCGGCCTCGAACATGGCCTGCAAAGTGTGGACATCACCACCCTGCTCGAAGACCGCGCGGGCACGCTTTGGGTGGGCACTTACGGCGGCGGTCTGGGACGCTGGCACGAAGGCCGGATTGAAACCATTCCGTATGCGGGGCATCAGCCCGGCCTGGCTTCCATTAATTGTCTGGC contains these protein-coding regions:
- a CDS encoding two-component regulator propeller domain-containing protein is translated as MPVIRFWGTEAGLPQNTVTAIEQTRDGYLWLGTHDGLARFDGVRFEPFGLEHGLQSVDITTLLEDRAGTLWVGTYGGGLGRWHEGRIETIPYAGHQPGLASINCLAEDGTGRLWVGTAGGLRLCQTNTLIEDPALAPLDHLLIRCLLLDH